The following are from one region of the Amedibacterium intestinale genome:
- a CDS encoding beta-glucoside-specific PTS transporter subunit IIABC, with amino-acid sequence MSKKYEGFAQQIVDRVGGKANISDVYHCQTRLRFKLVDESKADQKGLEDLNGVTKVLINAGVFQVVIGTHVAEVFEEIEKFVDIKSNKTQQESEKKGIVTTVIDFVAGTFQPIIPALSGAGMVKAVLALLVVFKIITTDSQTYYLLNLFADGVFFFLPMLLAFTEAQKLKCNPILAAGVAAMMMHPNWTALVTAGEPVHFFGVIPFTLATYTSSVIPIILIVFVQAYVEKFLNRWIPKSVNLVFVPMCTFLIMGTLAFSVLGPIGSVLGGYLATFFEFLSTNASWAPAVLIGGFLPIMVMFGLHNGVAPLGVMQMSNLGYDSIFGPGCVCSNMAQATAGLVVALRTRDKNTRQTAASGSITAYMGITEPILYGVNLPKKYPLISAMIGGGLGGLYAGLTQTHRFATGSSGLPAVLLYIGDNSMTCFINIIIAIAISIIATAIITFVLSLRFEKKDSDTAEEKEITTADEKIIMAPVAGKVLHLSEADDEVFASKALGDGVVIEPSDGVAVAPFDGTIVTLFPTKHAIGLVSPNGAEVLIHIGINTVELNGQYFESFVKQGEQIKAGQKLVTFEPEKIKDAGYATQVMVVVTNTASYQKITALHEGDIKNGEQLLKLKA; translated from the coding sequence ATGAGTAAAAAATATGAGGGATTTGCTCAGCAAATCGTTGATAGAGTCGGTGGAAAAGCAAACATCAGTGATGTTTATCATTGTCAAACACGTTTACGTTTTAAATTAGTTGATGAATCCAAGGCGGATCAAAAAGGCTTAGAAGATTTAAATGGTGTCACAAAAGTTTTAATCAATGCAGGTGTTTTTCAGGTTGTTATTGGAACACATGTTGCAGAAGTATTTGAAGAAATTGAAAAATTTGTTGATATCAAATCAAATAAAACACAGCAGGAAAGTGAGAAGAAAGGAATCGTAACTACTGTTATTGATTTTGTTGCAGGTACGTTCCAGCCAATCATTCCAGCCTTATCTGGTGCTGGTATGGTAAAAGCAGTTTTAGCCTTGCTTGTTGTATTCAAGATCATCACAACAGATTCTCAAACATATTATTTATTAAATTTGTTTGCGGATGGGGTCTTCTTCTTTTTGCCAATGTTATTAGCTTTCACAGAAGCTCAAAAATTAAAATGCAATCCAATCTTAGCGGCTGGTGTTGCAGCAATGATGATGCATCCTAACTGGACAGCGTTAGTCACTGCAGGAGAACCTGTCCATTTCTTTGGAGTTATCCCTTTTACATTAGCTACTTATACTTCTAGTGTAATTCCTATTATATTAATTGTTTTTGTTCAGGCTTATGTAGAAAAATTCTTAAATCGCTGGATACCAAAATCAGTGAATTTAGTATTTGTACCAATGTGTACCTTCCTGATCATGGGTACATTGGCATTCTCTGTATTAGGTCCTATTGGAAGTGTACTGGGTGGTTATCTGGCAACCTTCTTTGAATTTTTAAGTACAAATGCCAGCTGGGCACCAGCTGTATTAATTGGGGGATTCTTGCCAATTATGGTTATGTTTGGACTTCACAATGGGGTTGCACCTCTTGGTGTTATGCAGATGTCAAATCTTGGCTATGACAGCATCTTTGGTCCAGGCTGTGTTTGTTCCAACATGGCACAGGCTACCGCAGGTCTTGTTGTTGCGCTGCGAACAAGAGATAAAAATACTCGTCAAACTGCAGCATCTGGTTCTATCACCGCTTATATGGGAATTACAGAGCCAATTTTATATGGGGTGAATCTGCCAAAGAAATATCCATTGATTTCTGCCATGATTGGTGGAGGACTTGGTGGTTTATATGCAGGGTTAACACAGACACACCGTTTTGCGACTGGATCTTCTGGCTTGCCGGCTGTATTGCTTTACATTGGTGATAACTCTATGACTTGTTTTATCAATATTATCATTGCTATCGCCATTAGTATCATCGCAACCGCAATTATCACTTTTGTATTAAGTTTACGTTTTGAAAAGAAAGACAGCGATACTGCTGAAGAGAAAGAAATAACAACAGCTGATGAAAAAATCATCATGGCACCAGTAGCTGGTAAAGTGTTACATTTGAGTGAGGCAGATGATGAAGTGTTCGCATCCAAAGCATTGGGGGATGGCGTTGTTATTGAACCAAGTGATGGAGTAGCTGTAGCTCCATTTGATGGAACCATCGTAACATTATTCCCTACCAAACATGCGATTGGTTTGGTTTCACCAAACGGGGCAGAAGTACTTATACATATTGGAATTAATACGGTGGAATTAAATGGGCAATATTTTGAATCCTTTGTAAAACAGGGAGAACAGATAAAAGCAGGTCAAAAACTGGTGACATTTGAACCTGAGAAAATAAAAGATGCTGGATACGCAACGCAAGTCATGGTGGTTGTAACAAATACTGCATCCTATCAGAAGATTACTGCTCTTCATGAAGGCGATATTAAAAATGGAGAACAGTTGTTGAAGCTGAAAGCATAA
- a CDS encoding MerR family transcriptional regulator produces MTKEEASKRYQIPISILNEYESWGLCGAVKKVMGAWQYDDTDLERLSTIMSLHDMGFDVNEVETYMRLLLSDEDTERERLDMLNKKRGEVLNDIHFKERQIARMDYLKYCIEKDKNN; encoded by the coding sequence ATGACAAAAGAAGAAGCAAGCAAACGTTACCAGATTCCTATATCTATTTTAAATGAATATGAAAGCTGGGGACTTTGCGGTGCAGTGAAAAAAGTTATGGGCGCATGGCAGTATGATGATACGGATTTAGAGCGATTAAGCACAATTATGTCTTTGCATGATATGGGATTTGATGTAAATGAAGTAGAAACTTATATGCGCCTATTATTATCGGATGAAGATACAGAGCGTGAGCGTTTAGATATGTTAAATAAAAAAAGGGGCGAGGTATTGAATGATATTCATTTTAAAGAACGTCAAATCGCCAGAATGGATTATTTAAAGTATTGTATTGAGAAAGATAAGAATAACTAA
- a CDS encoding dihydrofolate reductase family protein: protein MRKVTLFIAMSLDGYIADQQGGVDWLQGESSNKDDMISYYEFIKNIDSVIMGWTTYHQLISEISPNEWMYADLNSYIITSKQKESHDNIKFVSKSPVKLVDDLLQEEGKGIWICGGANIAQQLMNADKIDQYYISVIPILLGKGIRLFENIDINQKLTLKATKNYNGIVDLIYERRT, encoded by the coding sequence ATGAGAAAAGTTACATTATTTATCGCAATGAGTTTAGATGGATATATTGCAGATCAGCAAGGTGGAGTAGATTGGCTGCAAGGAGAATCATCGAATAAAGATGATATGATTTCCTATTATGAATTTATAAAGAATATAGATAGTGTTATCATGGGGTGGACAACATATCATCAACTAATCAGCGAAATCTCACCGAATGAATGGATGTATGCAGATTTGAACAGTTACATTATTACATCAAAGCAAAAAGAATCTCATGATAACATCAAGTTTGTTTCGAAAAGTCCTGTAAAACTTGTAGATGATTTGTTGCAGGAAGAAGGAAAAGGAATCTGGATATGCGGTGGGGCAAACATAGCACAGCAGCTAATGAATGCAGATAAGATCGATCAATATTATATATCGGTAATTCCAATATTATTAGGAAAAGGTATTCGTCTTTTTGAAAACATAGATATTAACCAAAAACTGACATTAAAAGCTACGAAAAATTATAATGGTATCGTAGATTTGATATATGAAAGAAGAACATAA
- a CDS encoding DUF3737 family protein, translated as MQYYKQKFDEERALYGISESEILDCDFDGVQDGESALKETSNNIIKNCYFNLRYPLWHADYTKIFNSKMSASCRAALWYDKGIEIDHCEMKGIKALRECDLVSVKHSKIYSLEFAWKCRNVNIQECTLDSQYPFFECEDVKIHSLHMKGKYSFQYVKNMEIRNSVLDTKDAFWHSENVTVYDSVIQGEYLGWYSKNLKLVRCRIIGTQPLCYCENLVLEDCTMEQTDLAFELSGVHATVLNEIDSIKNPKSGTIKAKGIKQIIFDNKQVCERDTVIKTDV; from the coding sequence ATGCAGTATTATAAACAAAAATTTGATGAAGAGCGTGCTTTGTATGGAATAAGTGAAAGTGAAATTTTAGATTGTGATTTTGATGGTGTACAGGATGGAGAATCTGCATTAAAGGAAACTTCTAATAATATTATTAAAAATTGTTATTTTAATTTACGTTATCCTCTTTGGCATGCAGATTATACGAAAATATTTAATAGTAAAATGAGTGCTTCCTGCAGAGCGGCACTTTGGTATGATAAAGGTATTGAAATTGATCATTGTGAAATGAAAGGAATCAAGGCTTTAAGAGAATGTGACTTAGTTTCTGTTAAGCATAGTAAAATATATTCTTTGGAGTTTGCTTGGAAATGCAGAAATGTAAATATTCAAGAATGTACGCTGGATTCACAGTATCCTTTTTTTGAATGTGAAGATGTGAAGATTCACTCTTTGCATATGAAAGGTAAATACTCTTTTCAGTATGTAAAGAATATGGAAATAAGAAATTCGGTCTTAGATACCAAAGATGCTTTTTGGCATAGTGAAAATGTTACGGTTTATGATTCTGTGATTCAAGGAGAATACTTAGGCTGGTATTCTAAAAACTTAAAATTGGTACGTTGCAGAATCATAGGTACGCAGCCATTATGCTATTGTGAAAATTTAGTTTTGGAAGATTGTACCATGGAACAAACGGATTTAGCTTTTGAGTTGAGTGGTGTTCATGCAACGGTTTTAAATGAAATTGATAGTATCAAAAATCCAAAGTCAGGGACAATCAAGGCAAAGGGTATAAAACAGATTATTTTTGATAATAAACAAGTTTGTGAACGTGATACAGTTATTAAAACAGATGTATAG
- a CDS encoding glycoside hydrolase family 1 protein gives MFYKQLKAFPEGFLWGASTSAYQVEGAYKEDGKGLSVQDLHEPKDIADFKVASDHYHHMKEDVKLMAEMGMKAYRFSIAWTRILPDGDGEVNEKGIQFYNELIDELVSYGIEPVVTMYHFDLPLKLHEKGGWCSRNTIDAFVKYAKILFETYGDRVKYWLTINEQNVMINHPNAMNPGRIPTKKELYQQCHNMFVAAAKATILCHEMVSNGKIGPAPNITAIYPEKCNPADVIAADNWESIRCWLYLDVAVHGRYNSIAWVYMEEKGYTPVIEDGDMEIIAKAKPDFIGVNYYATATVSEARNDGTDCQPRNGDQQVMIGEEGVYRAAKNNYLEETQFGWLIDSIGMRVTLRRIYDRYHLPMLITENGLGAKDKLTEDGCVHDPYRIDYLKRHFHQAQLAISDGVELIGYCPWSFIDLVSTHQGYGKRYGFVYVNRDEKDLKNMARIKKDSFYWYQEVIKNNGLSEE, from the coding sequence ATGTTCTATAAACAATTAAAAGCATTTCCAGAAGGTTTCTTATGGGGAGCTTCCACATCTGCGTATCAGGTAGAAGGTGCATATAAGGAAGATGGAAAAGGTTTATCCGTTCAAGACTTGCATGAACCAAAAGATATTGCGGATTTCAAGGTTGCCAGTGATCATTATCATCACATGAAAGAAGATGTGAAACTTATGGCAGAGATGGGAATGAAAGCATATCGATTTTCAATTGCCTGGACACGTATTCTTCCTGATGGAGATGGAGAAGTTAATGAAAAAGGCATTCAGTTTTATAATGAATTGATTGATGAACTGGTTTCTTATGGAATTGAACCAGTGGTAACCATGTATCACTTTGATCTGCCATTGAAATTGCATGAAAAAGGCGGATGGTGCAGCCGCAATACCATTGATGCATTTGTAAAATATGCAAAGATACTATTTGAAACCTATGGGGACAGAGTAAAATATTGGCTAACCATCAATGAACAAAATGTTATGATCAATCATCCGAATGCGATGAATCCAGGCCGTATTCCTACAAAAAAGGAATTGTACCAGCAATGCCACAATATGTTTGTGGCAGCCGCAAAAGCAACCATTCTATGTCATGAAATGGTAAGCAATGGAAAAATTGGTCCAGCGCCTAACATTACGGCGATTTATCCTGAAAAATGCAATCCGGCAGATGTGATTGCGGCAGATAATTGGGAAAGTATTCGCTGCTGGCTGTATTTAGATGTTGCGGTTCATGGCAGATATAATTCCATTGCCTGGGTATATATGGAAGAAAAAGGCTATACACCAGTGATAGAAGATGGAGATATGGAAATCATTGCGAAAGCAAAACCAGATTTTATAGGGGTAAATTACTATGCAACAGCAACGGTCAGTGAAGCTCGAAATGATGGGACCGATTGTCAGCCAAGAAATGGAGATCAGCAGGTCATGATTGGTGAAGAAGGTGTCTACAGAGCAGCGAAAAATAATTATTTAGAAGAAACACAATTTGGCTGGCTGATTGATTCTATTGGAATGCGTGTTACTTTGCGTCGTATTTATGATCGCTATCATTTGCCAATGTTAATCACAGAAAATGGGTTAGGCGCAAAAGATAAACTTACAGAAGATGGTTGCGTTCATGATCCTTATCGCATTGATTATTTAAAACGTCATTTTCATCAGGCACAGCTTGCGATTAGCGATGGTGTGGAATTGATAGGATATTGTCCATGGTCTTTTATAGATCTAGTTAGTACACATCAGGGATATGGAAAACGATATGGTTTTGTATATGTGAATCGTGATGAAAAAGATTTAAAGAACATGGCTCGTATAAAAAAAGACAGTTTTTACTGGTATCAGGAAGTTATTAAAAACAACGGTTTAAGTGAAGAATAA
- a CDS encoding LysR family transcriptional regulator translates to MFELRVLQYFLTVAREQNITKAAEALHITQPTLSRQLMQMEKELGKQLLVRGTHRIELTSEGMLLRRRAEELLDLANKTEKEIMEDTENISGEIFIGSGEMEAFRLLASVMKDFSQKYPGVKFNVFSGTADDIKERINNGLIDIALLSVPVEISNFEFIRMKEKDRWGIVMPIHDPLASKEVITQEDLIGKKIIGSSRKLVKEEIENWFGDTYDKLDEVATINLFHNAITMIEEGLGYGITLESLITANNRNVCFRPFSPVLETGSVLVWKKHQNFSTATAKFIEMLKHAFKV, encoded by the coding sequence ATGTTTGAACTTCGTGTATTGCAATATTTTCTAACGGTTGCAAGAGAACAAAATATTACAAAAGCTGCAGAAGCCCTGCATATTACACAGCCCACTTTGTCAAGACAGCTGATGCAGATGGAAAAAGAACTCGGTAAACAACTGCTGGTTAGAGGAACCCATCGCATTGAATTGACAAGTGAAGGAATGCTGTTAAGAAGAAGAGCGGAAGAACTTTTGGATCTAGCTAATAAAACCGAAAAAGAAATAATGGAAGATACAGAAAATATTTCAGGAGAGATATTTATTGGAAGTGGAGAAATGGAAGCTTTTCGTCTGCTGGCATCTGTGATGAAAGATTTTTCTCAAAAATACCCAGGAGTTAAGTTTAATGTTTTTAGCGGTACTGCAGATGATATCAAAGAAAGGATTAACAATGGATTGATTGACATAGCCTTGTTAAGTGTACCTGTTGAAATCAGTAACTTTGAATTTATTCGTATGAAGGAAAAAGACAGATGGGGAATTGTCATGCCAATCCATGATCCATTAGCAAGCAAAGAAGTGATTACACAAGAAGATTTAATTGGGAAAAAAATTATTGGTTCTAGTCGAAAACTTGTAAAAGAAGAAATTGAAAACTGGTTTGGGGATACGTATGATAAGCTTGATGAAGTAGCAACAATTAATTTGTTTCATAATGCCATAACGATGATTGAAGAAGGGTTAGGATATGGAATTACTTTAGAAAGTCTTATTACAGCAAATAATCGTAATGTATGTTTTCGTCCTTTTTCACCTGTCTTAGAAACAGGAAGTGTTTTGGTTTGGAAAAAACATCAAAACTTTTCTACTGCAACTGCAAAATTTATAGAGATGTTGAAACATGCTTTTAAAGTATAA
- a CDS encoding N-acetylmuramoyl-L-alanine amidase — MGGDYLTKREIHVVYTREDDNITFTSQVKDLKRRIKVAERADADYFISIHMNSSKYNDGASGFEIYTDNRNKDIAALVKKIESSLTSLNYTKNRGIKNTRESGQLYVIDNNPVPSMLIDAGFISDPNDFTYLNSRKGQKEVSEAIGFGLLQHLEDKNNKS; from the coding sequence TTGGGGGGGGACTACTTAACAAAGCGAGAAATTCATGTAGTATATACCAGAGAAGATGATAATATTACATTTACAAGTCAAGTAAAGGATTTGAAAAGAAGAATTAAAGTAGCTGAACGTGCAGATGCCGATTACTTTATATCAATTCATATGAATTCCAGTAAGTATAATGATGGAGCCTCTGGATTTGAAATATATACGGATAATAGAAACAAGGATATCGCTGCTTTGGTAAAGAAAATTGAAAGTAGTTTAACATCGTTAAATTATACAAAAAACAGGGGGATAAAAAATACAAGAGAAAGTGGGCAATTATATGTTATTGATAACAACCCTGTTCCATCTATGCTTATTGATGCTGGTTTTATTAGTGATCCTAATGATTTTACATATCTAAATAGTCGGAAAGGACAAAAAGAAGTTAGTGAAGCGATAGGTTTTGGTCTTTTACAACATCTTGAAGACAAGAATAACAAGAGTTGA
- a CDS encoding aldo/keto reductase: METVTLNNGYKLPLQGFGVFQITDLKQCEESVGNALKAGYRFIDTAACYGNEKAVGNAIANSGIARNEICIASKVWIQDSGYKKTMKSFEKTLENLKTDYIDLYLIHMPYGDYHGSWRAMEELYRQGKIKAIGVCNFLEDRLVDLLLSHEIKPMVNQIEFHPFYQQKKLQNICDKYDIQIMAWAPFAQGNLDIFHNETLCTIGKKYNKSNAQVILRWLYQNHIIAIPKSVHEDRIKQNYAIHDFSLTQEDLQTIQTMDKEIPLILNITDLAEVYRLHGITFEQ; this comes from the coding sequence ATGGAAACAGTAACGTTGAATAATGGATATAAATTGCCCTTACAGGGTTTTGGCGTTTTTCAAATTACAGATTTAAAACAATGTGAAGAAAGCGTAGGTAATGCACTTAAAGCAGGTTATCGATTTATAGATACTGCAGCATGTTATGGAAATGAAAAAGCAGTTGGAAATGCAATCGCAAATAGTGGGATAGCACGAAATGAGATATGTATTGCTTCTAAAGTTTGGATTCAAGATAGTGGGTATAAAAAGACGATGAAATCGTTTGAAAAAACATTAGAGAACTTGAAAACGGATTATATCGATCTATACCTGATTCATATGCCTTATGGAGATTATCATGGAAGCTGGAGAGCAATGGAAGAATTATATCGACAAGGAAAAATAAAGGCCATAGGAGTATGTAACTTTCTGGAAGATCGTCTTGTTGATTTGCTTTTAAGTCATGAAATAAAACCAATGGTAAATCAAATTGAATTCCATCCTTTTTATCAGCAAAAGAAGTTACAAAACATTTGTGATAAGTATGATATACAAATCATGGCATGGGCACCATTTGCACAAGGAAATCTTGATATTTTTCATAATGAAACATTGTGTACAATTGGTAAAAAATACAATAAAAGCAATGCACAGGTAATTCTTCGATGGCTATATCAAAATCATATCATTGCTATTCCTAAATCTGTACATGAGGATAGAATAAAACAGAATTATGCTATCCATGATTTTTCTTTAACGCAAGAGGATTTACAGACAATTCAAACAATGGATAAAGAAATACCACTTATTTTAAATATTACAGATTTAGCTGAAGTTTATCGATTGCATGGTATAACATTTGAACAGTAA
- a CDS encoding DUF6179 domain-containing protein: MNDLISKKDETLEITLKNLYAQGYLTKQRLWQLSHELDLIIQKRVLNFNHGNSTSISFGNYTWIIEAIDYIFVHGYASYKNKEYLLQTTALKDVLYTGVKVIQNEIVEIKDLFEKIKMQAVYFPNDFMKYLIKKEIPSILSAWNSYNFELYYSRIKEDLSYPLLDGLPVLHQMYDLKGSDLVFYYLKRVDMEISFCMLFQKEYAEFCQLFKSIRNISVSEVFINLSEICMNQAIASYILHQRLSLLLSETQVKYLKEKLKNTKSVETIVHTAMEAILSFTDKETKEYFMMFQDIWVKNFMDFTFLDVDILVYKKKQDEQLHTFFMKKYSDINFSEMIEQLQANITVKDKIELLQRNQLQIYDMIDLLENAVFFEDEYLQYFRSLDLLSFSILLKCIIMDSSYTDLDDLLEYGIEEDSEWMRYLRIYVQSLHQEQYQEIKNNIASIKIVWK; encoded by the coding sequence ATGAACGATCTTATTAGTAAAAAGGATGAAACATTAGAAATTACTTTGAAAAATCTTTATGCACAAGGTTATCTTACAAAGCAAAGATTATGGCAACTTTCACATGAATTAGATTTGATTATACAAAAGAGAGTTTTAAATTTTAATCATGGAAACAGTACATCAATTAGTTTTGGAAATTATACATGGATCATAGAAGCGATAGATTATATTTTCGTACATGGATATGCATCCTATAAAAATAAAGAATACCTTTTACAGACAACAGCTTTAAAAGATGTTTTATATACTGGTGTTAAAGTAATACAAAATGAGATAGTGGAGATAAAGGATTTGTTTGAGAAGATAAAAATGCAGGCAGTTTACTTTCCTAATGATTTTATGAAGTATCTTATAAAAAAGGAAATACCTTCTATTTTAAGTGCATGGAATTCATACAATTTTGAATTGTATTATAGCAGAATAAAAGAAGATCTTAGCTATCCGCTTTTAGATGGATTACCTGTGCTTCATCAAATGTATGATTTAAAAGGAAGTGATTTGGTCTTTTATTATTTAAAAAGAGTAGACATGGAAATATCCTTTTGTATGTTGTTTCAAAAAGAGTATGCAGAATTTTGTCAACTTTTTAAATCCATAAGAAATATTTCTGTTTCAGAAGTATTTATTAATTTAAGCGAAATATGTATGAATCAGGCGATTGCTTCCTATATACTTCATCAAAGACTTTCACTTTTATTAAGCGAAACACAGGTGAAGTATCTTAAAGAAAAATTGAAAAATACAAAGTCCGTAGAAACGATTGTACATACAGCTATGGAAGCTATTTTATCTTTTACAGATAAAGAAACAAAGGAATATTTTATGATGTTTCAGGATATATGGGTGAAAAACTTTATGGATTTTACTTTTCTTGATGTAGATATTTTGGTTTATAAAAAGAAACAGGATGAACAGCTGCATACATTTTTTATGAAGAAATATTCGGATATTAATTTTTCAGAAATGATAGAACAATTACAAGCAAATATAACTGTAAAGGATAAAATAGAATTATTACAACGGAATCAATTACAGATATATGATATGATTGATTTATTAGAAAATGCAGTATTTTTTGAAGATGAATATTTACAATATTTTCGTTCGTTAGACTTACTCTCTTTTTCTATCTTATTAAAATGCATAATTATGGATAGTAGTTATACAGATCTTGATGATTTATTAGAATATGGAATAGAAGAAGATAGCGAGTGGATGAGGTATTTAAGAATCTATGTGCAATCGCTTCATCAAGAGCAATATCAGGAAATAAAAAATAATATAGCTTCTATAAAGATTGTATGGAAGTAA
- a CDS encoding IS256 family transposase, producing the protein MNTSFISTKQIRDLVNEQKFTSTQDIMNCMKGMFADVLEQTLQAEMDQHLGYNHAERRNDEGEKNYRNGSVKRTMKTQLGEVEINVPRDRNGEFEPQIISKYQRNTDGIEDRILSLYAAGMSTRDIKEQIKGLYDVEISEGLVSKISERILPEVTQWQNRPLEAYYPFVFMDAIHYKIREDHQIVTKAAYVILGINNEGIKEVLGLWVGASESAKYWMGVLNELKSRGVQNVSLFCVDGLAGFREAITAVYPKARIQRCIIHQIRNSTRFVSYKHIKEFMKDLKMVYQANTEEQAIGQLGIFKEKWGKYYPMAVHSWEDNWDILSTYFDYPVEIRKIIYTTNAIEGLNRQFRKVTKTKNVFPNDDSLRKMLYLAIQNLSSRWTQRCRNWDIIQNQLMIMDGIQA; encoded by the coding sequence ATGAACACATCTTTTATTTCGACAAAACAAATCAGGGATCTGGTTAATGAGCAAAAGTTTACATCTACTCAAGATATTATGAACTGTATGAAAGGAATGTTTGCAGATGTTTTGGAACAAACTCTGCAGGCTGAAATGGATCAGCATTTGGGTTATAATCATGCGGAAAGAAGAAATGATGAAGGAGAAAAAAACTATCGTAATGGCTCTGTTAAAAGGACGATGAAGACGCAGTTAGGCGAAGTGGAAATCAACGTTCCAAGAGATCGCAACGGTGAATTTGAACCTCAGATTATCAGTAAATATCAACGCAATACAGACGGCATAGAAGATCGTATTTTATCTCTTTATGCTGCTGGTATGTCAACCCGTGATATCAAGGAACAAATCAAAGGTCTCTATGATGTAGAAATTTCAGAGGGCCTGGTAAGCAAGATAAGTGAACGTATTCTTCCTGAAGTGACGCAATGGCAGAACCGACCTTTAGAGGCATATTATCCTTTTGTTTTTATGGATGCCATTCATTATAAGATACGTGAAGATCACCAGATAGTAACAAAAGCAGCTTATGTCATTTTAGGAATCAACAATGAAGGAATCAAGGAAGTACTGGGATTGTGGGTAGGTGCAAGTGAATCCGCTAAATACTGGATGGGAGTATTAAATGAGCTGAAGAGCAGAGGGGTACAGAATGTTTCTCTATTCTGTGTAGATGGACTTGCAGGGTTTAGAGAAGCAATCACAGCTGTATATCCAAAAGCAAGAATACAGCGCTGTATCATCCACCAGATTCGCAACAGTACTCGCTTTGTAAGCTATAAGCACATCAAGGAATTCATGAAAGATCTGAAGATGGTATATCAGGCAAATACGGAAGAACAAGCAATCGGTCAGTTAGGAATTTTCAAAGAAAAATGGGGCAAATACTATCCAATGGCTGTACATAGCTGGGAAGATAACTGGGACATACTAAGCACGTATTTTGATTATCCGGTGGAAATCAGAAAAATCATATACACAACAAATGCAATTGAAGGATTAAATCGACAATTTAGAAAAGTAACAAAAACGAAGAATGTATTTCCAAATGATGATAGCTTGAGAAAAATGCTGTATCTGGCAATACAAAATCTGAGCAGCAGATGGACCCAAAGATGTCGTAACTGGGACATAATACAGAATCAGCTAATGATAATGGATGGAATACAAGCATAG
- a CDS encoding MurR/RpiR family transcriptional regulator has protein sequence MLQKIEELMMEYHDARYAVGEFVLHEQSNLHKYTINQIAEYSYTSKATVVRFAKTLGFDGWKEFMKAFISEMKYLEQHKADADVNYPFDAKSSVNEIIDSIKKVQIESIQDSADLLDVEMLEKAVHYLIKAKHIIIFGLSPNIFIGELFRRKMITIKKQVDIAKLGEMGIISNTLTEDDCAIMISYSGNNEHAEPMCYIPTLLENKVSVIGITSGGDNYMRKELDCVLTMSSKERLYTKISNFATEESLQYIFNVLFSCYFAKHYQDNNLYKLQNSKILESSRWAVLKSMKDE, from the coding sequence TTGTTACAGAAAATAGAAGAGCTTATGATGGAGTACCATGATGCACGTTATGCGGTTGGAGAATTTGTGTTACATGAACAGTCAAATTTACATAAGTATACGATCAATCAAATTGCAGAGTATAGTTATACATCAAAGGCAACGGTTGTTCGCTTTGCGAAAACATTGGGGTTTGATGGCTGGAAAGAATTTATGAAGGCATTTATTTCTGAAATGAAGTATCTTGAACAGCATAAAGCAGATGCAGATGTTAATTATCCTTTTGATGCGAAAAGCTCTGTAAATGAAATTATTGACAGTATAAAAAAAGTACAGATAGAAAGTATCCAGGATAGTGCAGATTTGTTAGATGTTGAAATGCTGGAAAAGGCTGTACATTATCTAATAAAAGCAAAACATATCATTATCTTTGGATTAAGTCCTAATATTTTTATTGGGGAATTGTTTCGAAGAAAAATGATTACGATCAAAAAACAGGTAGATATCGCAAAACTGGGAGAAATGGGAATTATTTCCAATACTTTAACGGAAGATGACTGTGCCATAATGATATCCTATTCAGGTAATAATGAACACGCAGAGCCAATGTGTTATATTCCAACGTTACTAGAAAACAAGGTAAGTGTAATAGGAATTACCAGCGGTGGAGATAACTATATGAGAAAAGAGTTAGATTGTGTCTTAACGATGTCATCAAAAGAAAGACTTTATACAAAAATATCAAACTTTGCGACCGAAGAATCCCTGCAATATATTTTTAATGTGTTGTTTTCCTGTTATTTTGCGAAACATTATCAAGATAATAATTTATATAAACTGCAAAATTCAAAGATTTTGGAGTCAAGTCGATGGGCAGTATTAAAAAGTATGAAAGATGAATAA